In Mercenaria mercenaria strain notata chromosome 15, MADL_Memer_1, whole genome shotgun sequence, a single genomic region encodes these proteins:
- the LOC123558602 gene encoding uncharacterized protein LOC123558602: MFVFFSMKFHNCVVCNTRTKPKNRRPVNKSIKKYLLKKFFINADERSIICNKCRHNYYIAETQRSSTYSSTEASDPDFHPPASKGNSSYLSPPSVSLKIPCTTKTHAKCFLCKRPGPKLIVVPSETRVTVFIKFNILIPSGSRCCPVHIYNEQISEESLINVLTTDTVFMTRTNILELIGAIRKECIRTNERLNFDNLREADYKELTGLKQTDFEDLFLSIEEHIRSSPVRSPRTTVGLFLLKLKSGISNKLLSTILGITPSSVRRAISSVRRALMQHFVPANLGLAHISRQEIIDKHTRPLAQSLFGTDESGDSQPKMMLVLDGTYVYIQKSTNFQFQRRSFSMHKGRPLVKPMVVVTTSGYFVTIIGPYLADGRNSDARILTHMMQTNVEEIKSFVAENDVFIVDRGFRDSLAMLEDMGIHAEMPAFMQKGQKQMTTEDANTSRLVTKVRWVVESANARIKRWKYLDHVLPTTQVPFIGDFVRIVCAISNKYFPPLSATKNNDDDTALGRKMLDLSKCNNDLKTYIENHCLERKSACWKSAELDVEFPRLDEIQLRELTCGTYQLKMSAGYMQEHIDGNSDIYVHREDNTLLRVKIQSRHVSSKVYTLWIRHNATEVVSWYCKCRAGSRVVGVCAHVAAILWFLGYARHTGKEMYGTRNWGDYVLDAGNIPQTVDSSDTESE; the protein is encoded by the exons atgtttgtatttttcagtatgaagttCCACAACTGTGTTGTGTGCAACACACGTACGAAACCAAAAAACAGAAGACCGGTTAACAAATCCATAAAGAAGTATCTGTTGAAAAAGTTTTTCATTAACGCTGATGAGAGGTCAATTATATGTAATAAATGCAGACATAACTATTATATAGCTGAGACGCAGCGTAGTTCAACATACAGTTCAACAGAAGCAAGTGATCCGGACTTTCATCCGCCAGCCTCTAAAGGGAATTCTTCATATCTCAGCCCTCCGTCTGTTTCACTGAAAATACCGTGCACTACAAAGACTCATGCCAAATGTTTCTTGTGTAAGAGACCGGGACCTAAACTCATCGTTGTACCCTCCGAGACAAGAGTGACGGTATTTATAAAATTCAATATACTGATACCATCCGGATCACGCTGCTGTCctgtacatatatataatgaGCAGATTTCAGAGGAGTCCCTTATAAACGTTCTAACCACAGACACAGTCTTTATGACCAGAACAAATATCTTAGAGTTGATCGGGGCTATAAGAAAGGAATGCATCAGAACAAATGAAAGGCTTAATTTTGACAACTTGAGAGAAGCAGATTATAAAGAACTGACTGGACTTAAGCAGACAGACTTTGAAGACCTCTTCCTTAGTATAGAAGAGCATATTCGGAGCTCACCCGTACGTAGTCCGAGAACTACAGTTGGACTGTTCCTGTTGAAATTAAAGTCTGGCATATCAAACAAActtctttcaacaattttaggTATAACGCCGTCAAGTGTCCGAAGAGCAATTTCAAGTGTAAGACGTGCATTAATGCAGCATTTTGTTCCGGCGAACTTGGGTCTTGCACATATATCTAGGCAAGAAATTATTGACAAACACACAAGACCTCTTGCTCAGTCACTGTTTGGTACAGATGAGTCGGGTGACAGTCAGCCAAAGATGATGCTTGTTTTAGATGGAACGtatgtttacatacaaaaaagtaCAAACTTTCAATTTCAAAGACGGTCATTTAGCATGCACAAGGGCAGACCCTTAGTAAAACCAATGGTAGTTGTAACAACCAGTGGGTACTTTGTCACCATAATCGGACCCTACCTGGCAGATGGAAGAAACAGTGACGCACGTATATTAACTCACATGATGCAGACAAATGTCgaagaaataaaaagctttgtagCTGAAAATGACGTTTTTATTGTTGACAGAGGTTTTCGGGATTCCTTAGCTATGCTGGAAGATATGGGAATACATGCCGAAATGCCTGCATTCATGCAAAAAGGACAGAAACAAATGACAACAGAAGATGCTAACACTAGCAGACTAGTCACGAAG GTCAGATGGGTAGTAGAATCTGCTAACGCCAGGATCAAGCGTTGGAAGTACTTAGATCATGTTTTACCAACAACGCAGGTTCCATTCATCGGGGATTTCGTAAGAATAGTATGCGCGATATCCAACAAATACTTTCCTCCATTGAGCGCGACGAAAAACAACGACGACGACACCGCACTTGGAAGGAAAATGTTAGATTTGTCAAAGTGTAATAACGACCTTAAAACTTACATTGAAAATCACTGTTTAGAACGAAAATCAGCCTGTTGGAAGTCCGCTGAATTAGATGTTGAATTTCCGCGCTTAGACGAAATTCAGTTGAGAGAATTAACATGTGGTACTTACCAACTTAAAATGTCAGCTGGTTATATGCAAGAGCATATTGACGGAAACTCAGACATTTATGTACATAGAGAAGACAATACTCTTTTAAgggtcaaaattcaaagcagacaCGTGTCATCTAAGGTTTACACACTTTGGATTCGTCATAACGCGACTGAAGTTGTTTCATGGTATTGCAAGTGTCGCGCTGGTAGTCGAGTTGTCGGGGTGTGTGCTCACGTGGCTGCCATTTTATGGTTTCTTGGCTATGCAAGACACACAGGGAAAGAAATGTATGGCACGCGCAACTGGGGTGATTATGTTTTAGACGCAGGAAACATACCCCAAACTGTTGACAGTTCGGATACAGAGAGTGAGTGA